A single region of the Salvia miltiorrhiza cultivar Shanhuang (shh) chromosome 8, IMPLAD_Smil_shh, whole genome shotgun sequence genome encodes:
- the LOC130996916 gene encoding DNA polymerase zeta catalytic subunit isoform X5 produces the protein MGRSSQPQLFSVRIVSIDYYMAPPIPDFDISYSSFHGGKVNEVPVIRIYGSTPAGQKTCLHVHQVLPYLYVPISDLGPIANDEADSCMHSVSLALEKALKLKGNTGSKRQHVHGCNLVRARKFYGYHSSEELFMKIYFYHPQDVSRAANLLLVGAVLDKNLQPYESHIPFLLQFLIDYNLYGMGHLHVSKMKFRHPVPDVYSHQKVKYNGKLRTSGDDSTCMAFQADLGGDFSLATPIWISSTIPDGWIWQFSNQPSSSAGEDNPLFRRQSTSELEADAVAHDIVNQQFISYVSMSQTPSNTKMVQSLIPIWEEEHEANGVTEVMLLDPEKPLPQDVLRDLLGGAEFEKFMEVFDDSDNWSLLTPESVESSAVCGDFLDPAAANLEESSYLPSNYSKAIEKVGPLISLKSPLQEFIAAETNETDAAYQLQLSANAEPSTAKDEDALRLLKWLASSQAAEDINSDDELAHETILSPLLPSKNIDKVLERANVDYESESQKECQDILDSVDMLNNEDRDGKPFQLAEYNDPNKLLMSRVIPQVDGSSDDLPSTPCSGEAPKTEYSEAKSNLEAQSWSRIASKLSNKHLNKRPQWGSLPVCCQKVSDFSPPKAKEDLGTSWTRNESDKLPLVKINKKKDVCHTGQASVIAECSTRDLMRRKRSSRVELSDYRRDAEYCSDSEYGSRDVILGSRLWSCDENKKDLTSLTNSHERKINSIVEACDEAFYIKPSCSPVSGDLHRSTREDGIDAENMPKNGNTECVDHNYSCSGEYLHSTVDCNVNVAVSSCKSEHTHVSTPETFGEVLGHTMLQTGIVESCAVPSNSAVGDPASNTACTSERSPTSVSMHKLHDVPADDLKGMGRETTHTQFENSPYCGRDPGMYEAYDSSKDVDKEAETVKLIAMTIPKKPPTIDWKQEGKTEAPLFLRNGVSSIAMSLQGRSANNLLPFFERNCLEEEQFPCVSPRKCGPVDNHEAVMGVPVLYQNDGSYLYMLTPVMSPPSRQSVDRWLSPDCSDIFRHKIDSPSRFLPISDGLSGDIVDSQDSQADDSNSILPESAYMPKRNQPPEHNQETKRKLESSCSLDTSQISGPDKKMRLTPLSQIGFRDPASAGQGQQLTLLSVEVQADSRGDLRPDPRFDAINVIVLVLQEDDESMFDTYVLLRWDSANVEKDLDAVSESKKFVFPEELQLFNHFTKLIHAFDPDVLMGWDVQSGSLGFLAERAAHLGIGLLNNISRTPSRINISSTDSRASEKEKDSKSVTAEIPYLENSIIEDEWGRTHASGVHVGGRIVLNIWRLMRNEVKLNMYTVEAVAETVLRRKIPYIPWKVLTRWFASGPGRARYRSIDYTSERAKLNLQILNQLDMINRTSELARVFGIDFFSVLSRGSQYRVESMFLRLAHTQNYLAISPGTQQVASQPAMECIPLVMEPESRFYADPVVVLDFQSLYPSMVIGYNLCFCTCLGKITPPKTHGLGVSSYSPDLKTLRNLKHELLVAPNGVAYVPSKVRRGILPRLLEEILSTRIMVKQAMKKLDPSQLVRHRILNARQLALKLIANVTYGYTAAGFSGRMPCAELADSIVQCGRRTLETAISFVNSNDKWKAKVIYGDTDRFVRLLIQCFTCSYSLKGGLFKKHSRLDEKLHQQ, from the exons ATGGGGAGGAGTTCGCAGCCCCAATTGTTCAGCGTCAGAATAGTTTCGATCGACTACTACATGGCGCCTCCAATTCCCGACTTCGACATTTCTTATAGCTCTTTCCACG GTGGGAAGGTGAACGAGGTTCCAGTGATAAGGATATACGGTTCGACGCCGGCTGGTCAGAAGACTTGTTTGCACGTTCATCAA GTTTTACCTTATTTGTATGTTCCTATTTCTGATCTGGGGCCTATAGCAAATGATGAAG CTGATTCATGCATGCATTCTGTATCTCTTGCCCTTGAGAAGGCCCTGAAG CTTAAAGGGAATACTGGCTCAAAACGTCAACATGTGCATGGTTGCAATCTCGTTCGTGCGAGGAAGTTTTACGGTTATCATTCTTCAGAGGAGCTATTTATGAAGATATATTT CTACCATCCACAGGATGTTTCTCGTGCTGCAAATCTTCTTCTG GTAGGTGCTGTACTGGATAAGAATTTGCAGCCATATGAATCACATATACCTTTTCTCCTGCAGTTCTTG ATTGACTACAATTTGTATGGAATGGGACATTTACATGTTTCTAAGATGAAGTTTCGCCATCCTGTTCCAGATGTTTATTCTCACCAGAAAGTCAAGTACAATGGTAAACTGAGAACATCAGGAGATGACTCCACTTGCATGGCTTTTCAG GCAGATTTAGGTGGTGATTTTTCTTTGGCTACTCCGATATGGATATCTTCTACGATTCCTGATGGATGGATATGgcaattttcaaatcaaccCAGTTCTTCAGCAGGTGAAGATAATCCACTATTCAGGCGCCAGAGTACCTCTGAACTGGAAGCGGATGCTGTAGCACATG ATATTGTAAATCAGCAGTTTATATCATATGTCTCTATGTCTCAAACCCCTTCCAACACAAAAATGGTTCAGTCGCTAATACCAATATGGGAG GAAGAACATGAGGCGAATGGGGTAACTGAAGTAATGCTTCTTGATCCAGAGAAACCACTACCACAAGATGTTTTAAGGGATCTGTTAGGTGGGGCTGAGTTTGAAAAATTTATGGAAGTGTTTGATGATTCAGATAACTGGTCACTTTTGACTCCTGAGTCAGTTGAGTCTTCAGCGGTTTGTGGAGATTTTCTCGACCCTGCGGCTGCTAACCTTGAAGAAAGCAGTTATTTGCCTTCCAATTATTCAAAGGCAATCGAAAAAGTTGGACCTTTAATATCATTAAAGTCACCACTTCAGGAATTTATTGCAGCAGAAACTAATGAGACTGATGCAGCTTATCAACTGCAACTATCTGCCAATGCGGAACCGTCAACTGCAAAG GATGAAGATGCCTTAAGGCTTTTAAAGTGGCTTGCATCTTCTCAAGCTGCAGAAGATATCAACTCTGATGATGAGCTCGCTCATGAGACAATTTTGAGTCCCTTACTTCCTTCAAAAAACATTGACAAAGTGTTAGAGAGAGCCAATGTGGATTATGAAAGTGAATCTCAGAAAGAGTGTCAAGATATTCTTGATTCTGTTGATATGCTTAATAATGAAGACCGCGACGGCAAACCCTTCCAGCTTGCTGAGTACAATGATCCTAACAAACTTTTGATGAGTAGGGTTATTCCGCAAGTGGATGGATCCAGTGATGATCTACCATCAACTCCCTGCTCAGGCGAGGCACCCAAAACAGAATATAGTGAAGCAAAGTCAAATTTGGAAGCACAATCATGGTCTAGAATAGCCTCAAAGTTGAGCAATAAGCATCTAAATAAAAGACCTCAATGGGGTTCTTTACCTGTTTGCTGTCAGAAAGTGAGTGACTTTTCACCTCCCAAGGCAAAAGAAGATTTGGGGACTTCTTGGACTAGAAATGAATCAGATAAACTTCCACttgtaaaaattaataagaaGAAAGATGTGTGTCACACAGGGCAAGCTAGTGTAATAGCTGAATGCTCTACACGGGATTTGATGAGGAGAAAACGGTCTTCTCGAGTTGAACTCTCTGATTATAGGAGGGATGCAGAATATTGCTCTGATTCTGAGTATGGAAGCAGAGACGTAATCCTTGGCTCAAGGCTGTGGAGTTGTGATGAAAACAAAAAGGACCTTACTTCACTGACAAACTCACATGAGAGGAAAATAAATTCCATTGTTGAGGCCTGCGATGAGGCTTTTTATATAAAACCATCTTGTTCCCCTGTTTCAGGGGATTTGCATCGATCAACTCGTGAGGATGGCATAGATGCAGAAAATATGCCAAAAAATGGAAATACAGAGTGTGTTGATCATAATTATAGCTGTTCTGGTGAATATTTGCACAGCACTGTTGATTGTAATGTGAATGTCGCTGTCAGCTCATGCAAGTCTGAACACACTCATGTTTCAACCCCGGAGACTTTTGGTGAAGTTTTAGGCCACACTATGCTGCAAACAGGTATTGTGGAATCATGTGCCGTCCCTTCAAACTCAGCTGTAGGTGACCCTGCATCCAACACTGCCTGCACAAGTGAAAGGTCTCCAACCTCAGTCTCTATGCACAAGTTGCACGATGTTCCAGCCGATGATTTGAAGGGCATGGGAAGGGAAACAACTCACACACAGTTTGAAAATTCACCATATTGTGGAAGAGATCCTGGCATGTATGAAGCTTATGACTCATCAAAAGATGTAGACAAGGAAGCTGAAACTGTAAAACTTATCGCCATGACCATTCCCAAGAAACCTCCAACAATAGATTGGAAACAGGAGGGCAAGACTGAAGCTCCTTTGTTTCTTAGAAATGGGGTTAGTAGCATAGCAATGTCTCTTCAGGGAAGATCGGCAAACAATTTGCTGCCTTTCTTCGAGAGGAATTGCCTGGAAGAAGAACAATTTCCATGTGTTAGCCCTAGAAAATGTGGGCCTGTCGATAACCATGAAGCAGTAATGGGTGTTCCTGTTCTTTACCAGAATGATGGGTCATATTTATACATGCTGACTCCTGTAATGTCGCCTCCATCAAGGCAATCTGTTGATAGATGGCTGTCTCCTGATTGCTCCGACATTTTCAGGCACAAGATAGACTCACCATCGCGATTTCTTCCAATATCTGATGGATTATCTGGTGATATAGTGGACTCACAGGATTCTCAGGCTGATGACAGTAACTCCATCCTGCCCGAGTCTGCTTATATGCCAAAGCGAAATCAACCACCAGAGCATAATCAAGAGACTAAGAGGAAACTAGAAAGCAGCTGCTCACTAGATACCTCTCAGATATCTGGTCCTGATAAAAAGATGAGGCTAACTCCATTAAGTCAGATTGGTTTTCGAGATCCAGCAAGTGCGGGTCAAGGACAGCAGCTTACATTGCTTAGTGTGGAGGTACAGGCTGATTCTAGAGGGGATTTAAGACCGGACCCTCGATTTGATGCCATCAATGTTATCGTTCTTGTTCTTCAAGAGGATGATGAATCTATGTTTGATACTTATGTGCTTCTGCGGTGGGATTCTGCTAATGTAGAAAAGGACCTTGATGCAGTTTCAGAGTCCAAGAAATTTGTTTTCCCAGAAGAATTACAATTGTTTAATCATTTCACGAAGCTAATCCATGCTTTTGACCCTGACGTTCTTATGGGCTGGGATGTTCAAAGCGGTTCCCTTGGGTTTCTGGCTGAAAGGGCAGCACATCTTGGCATCGGTTTGCTGAATAATATATCGAGGACACCATCTCGAATCAATATCTCTTCTACAGATTCTAGGGCttctgaaaaagaaaaagattccAAATCGGTAACTGCTGAAATACCCTATCTCGAGAACTCAATAATTGAGGACGAGTGGGGCCGGACGCATGCCAGTGGTGTTCATGTTGGTGGCAGAATTGTGCTTAATATCTGGAGACTAATGCGTAATGAAGTTAAGCTTAACATGTACACAGTTGAAGCTGTTGCCGAGACAGTGCTGAGGCGAAAAATTCCGTACATCCCTTGGAAAGTGCTAACAAGATGGTTTGCAAGTGGCCCTGGACGAGCACGGTATAGATCTATTGACTATACAAGTGAGAGAGCAAAGTTGAATTTACAGATTCTGAATCAGCTGGATATGATCAACCGAACATCAGAACTAGCTCGAGTATTTGGTATTGACTTCTTTTCTGTACTATCTCGAGGTTCACAGTATCGTGTCGAATCAATGTTTTTGCGTTTAGCGCACACACAGAACTATCTTGCCATTTCCCCCGGAACCCAACAGGTTGCCAGTCAACCAGCAATGGAATGTATACCGCTTGTTATGGAGCCAGAATCAAGGTTTTATGCAGATCCTGTCGTCGTTCTGGATTTTCAGTCTCTTTATCCATCAATGGTAATTGGATATAACCTTTGCTTTTGTACATGCCTGGGAAAGATCACACCTCCAAAAACACACGGACTTGGCGTCAGTTCGTATTCACCAGATTTAAAAACATTGCGCAATTTGAAACACGAGTTGCTGGTAGCTCCAAATGGTGTCGCCTATGTTCCTTCAAAAGTCCGGAGAGGTATACTGCCTAGGCTGTTAGAAGAGATATTGTCAACCAGAATCATGGTGAAACAAGCAATGAAAAAGCTGGATCCATCTCAGCTAGTTCGACACAGGATACTAAATGCTCGACAACTTGCTTTAAAGCTTATAGCAAATGTCACTTATGGCTATACAGCTGCTGGGTTTAGTGGACGCATGCCTTGTGCTGAACTTGCAGATAGTATCGTGCAGTGTGGCCGTAGAACTTTGGAAACTGCAATCTCGTTTGTAAACTCAAATGACAAGTGGAAAGCGAAAGTCATTTATGGTGATACAGATAGGTTTGTCCGTTTACTCATCCAATGTTTTA CATGTTCGTACTCCTTAAAGGGCGGTCTGTTCAAGAAGCATTCACGATTGGACGAGAAATTGCATCAGCAATAA